tctttcttcTAATTGCAGCATTTACCCTCCCATTCCAGGAGAGGAGAGCTCTCTGAGGTGGGCGGGAAAGAAATTTGAGGAGATCCCAATCGCACACATTAAAGCATCCTACAACAAGTAAGTGGGAAGGGAAACACTGGGGAGGTCTAGCATGAGATTCTTTCTGCTTCAAAGGGAAAGTCAAGCTTGGCCCTGAATACCCTGGGGTAGAAGTGAGGGTGCTAAGTGCTGCATGATGGCGCCAGTGTAGAGCAGCATCTTCCTCCTCACTTGAGGAACCACCTGCTGTCTTTACAAAGCTTATTCAAGTTTCGTGAAAATGTGACATACGGTGGGCATTTCCTAGTTATAAGATTTCTTTGCTTTCCTTGAGAATAGTTTTGCTCAATAGTTGGAAGAAGTGTATTAGGGGCATATGGTCCCACCATGAAGGTGTTTATTAAGTGTTGCTGATAGGGAATGGatgatatataaattaaaagaaatacgATTCAAGATATTAATATGATTTATTAATACACTAACCAGAATCTAAACGAGTAAATAGATACTGTCCTTACTGTGGGCCACTGTGCACTGGCCTCTGCCTTGTAGAGCTAAATGTGGATGGTGAGTTTAAAGTGACAAGACTAGTGTTCTTGTGTGGCTTACAGACGGGGGCAGTGCCAAGGGAATTCCTAAACATATGCTGGCAACAGAAGCATTTCTGGTATTAGTGACAACTTTGCAAGTTGGCCCCCACTTGGAAATGAGATCAGCATTTGGTCACAGCCAACCCACCCAGCAATTTAGAGACCAGCACAAGAGACTAGAGTCATGGGCTAAAGTGTGTGGCACAGATGAAATGCTCTAGGATTCATTTCAGCATTTGTCAGATAAACGTAAAGTGACAGCAattggatttcctttttttccccctttcaggCTAATAAGGACATAGGCTAACTCTGCATTTAAGTGTCTATGGTCTACTCTGTACAGCACTGTTTAGGCTGTCACAGAGACAAGCAATTATGCATCTATTCAGTATGGAAAACCCTAGAAACTGGTAGGGGGAGTGGCAGAGCCATACCCAGGAAAACAAGCGGATGACCCAAGCTCAGGGCTGACTCCAGCGGGCCTCCCCTTTAGTcacttctcctgcctccttctgTGAGCTCTCAGAGCTCTCCAGACCAGAAATAGAATGACGATGACTAAAGGGGAAATCGAAAGCATATCTGAGGATTTCTTAAGGCATAATCTTAATTGTATTAATAAGTTAACTTATTAGAGACGATTAGGAAAAAGGTGTGGGtcgatgcagtggctcacacctataatcccatcactttgagaggatcacttgaggccaggaatttaagaccagcctggggaacatagtgagacctagtctttacaaaaatacaaaaactagccgtgtgtggtgacatgcacctgtagtcccagctactcaggaggctaaggtgggaggatggcttgagcccaggaattggaggctgcagtgacctgtgatcatgccactgcacttccagcctgagtgacagagtgagaccctgtctcacaaaaaaatagaaacaaagagaaaattttacttgtttaaaataatttttgatcaTGAAATATAGTGTCATAAGCATCAAAAGTATCCAatatgaggccgggcacagtggctcacgcctgtaatcccagcactttgggaggccaaggcggggagatcacctaaggtcgggagttcaagaccggtctgaccaacatggagaaaccctgtctctactaaaaatacaaaattagccgggcgtggtggcgcatgcctgtaatcccagctactctggaggctgaggcagaagaatcgcttgaacccagtaggcagaggttgctgtgagccaagatcatgccattgcactccaacctgggcaacaagagcaaaactccgtctcaaaaaaaaaaaaaaaaaaaaagcatccaatATGGTAATGttactaatatttttttaagagtcCTTTTAGAGctatatactgaaatatttacagacaAAATGATaggtctgggatttgcttcaaaataatccattGGTGAGGGGAGTGGGGTAGGAACAAGGTTTATAAATGAAACTGAATTGGGTAAGAGTTGATAACTGTTGAAGCTGGTTAATGGGTCCATCAGATTTCATATGTTATTCTCTTcacttttgtgtatatttaaaactttCCCCAATAAAGTCATTTTCTGGGCGATACTTGTAACTACTCTCAGATTATGGAGCACCCTTTAGATTATGTGACTTACCAGTTTTCAGTCAGGTTTAGGGGAGAATTCTGACCTTTCCTGATACTTCTTGTAGGAGTTCAAAACATGTTCATCTGATAAGCTCAAAGTAGAAGCAActgaattcctttttctttctcacccAGGCTTCTAGGGGCATAGATTAGCTCTCTCTTATTTCCCTAAAGAAGAGTGGTATCCTGTgtgtttcttctgcttttctcagCACACAGATCCAGGTAGTCTCTGCCAGTAATGAGCCCCTTGCCCGTGCTTCCTGTGGCACAGAGGGATTTCGGAATTCCAAGAAGGGCACAGGCATCGCAGCACAGACAGCAGGCATAGCCGCAGCGGCGGTAAGTGTGTGTTCCTTCGGCTTCCCTCTGTAGCGTGTGTTTGCTTTCTGCATAGCTCATCACTGAGTGGAGAATCCTCATTATACTACCCATTCAGAAGCAAGGGTTTGTCATGGCAGCTTAGATGCCCTGACATTGGGGCACTGGTTTGAAAAGGTTTTATGTGAAAggctcctcttttttctttctctcagctCCATTAGAGGTGAAGCCCCTGTTCGTTCATTCTAGGATGTAAAAGCCAAGATACCAAAAGCTTGAGAACCAAAGACCCCTCAATTTAAAAaccattagccaggtgtggtggcacctgcctgtagttccagctacttgggaggctgaggctggatggcttgagcccaggagcttgaggctgcagtgagctatgatctcaccactgcactaaagcctgggcaacagagagaccctatctccaaaaaaatttaaaaataggccgggcacggtggctcacagttgtaatcccagcactttgggaggccaaggcaggcaaagagatcccatcctggccaacatggtgaaaccccgcctctactaaaaatggaaaaattagctggatgtggtggtgcgcgcctgtagtcccaggtacgcaggaggctgaggcaggagaatcacttgaacccgggaagtggaggttgtagtgagtcgagatcacaccactgtactccagcctggcgacagagtgagactccatctcaagaaaaaaaataaaaataaagacccatggtttggggttgggggagatACGATAGTCTCTTTGGAGAGGATATAGTATCGTGAGGACTCATACGATACCAGTTCCAGTATGAACTGTTGTAGACCTTTTTTAGAAGCAAATCGGCAAGGTGCTGCTATTGGTATAGTTATTGAGCATCTACATGTGCCAGacactttacatttattatcttgaATCTTCAGAGACCCTCAGAATTATCCACATTTTCATAAGCCATATGAGATTCAGAGTGTGTGACTTGCCCAGAGCCATGCACCGATTCAGTTCATTCATCGGAACCCAGATTGGTCTGAGACCAAAGCCTGCACAATTTCTACTATAGCACAGGCCTTACAAATGTTCAGACTGCCAAACCAGATGTGTTTCCTGAAGGAAAACCTTGACCTTCAAACAAGGCAAGGCACCCCAAAATACTGATTGCATGTACTATCATCAGAAATCAAAATGCTGTAAATGCCCAACCATGGACAGATCATATACTATGAAAAGAAGTACGTCAGTGTTCACAGTGGCTTCTGCATGGTGGGTCATGAGTGAGTTCTGTGTATTTTCCCTTTTTGTAATGAACTGCCTTTAttatcaagaaagaaaatttcaactCTAACTACTTAGAGATTTTAAACAATACTTTTGAAGTGGGTATTTAGGTTCagccttgaagcctagggtgTTGCCTCATGGTCTGAAATTCTGCATGTGCCCAGCTGAGAAAAACCTGAGCAACATTTAGAAATCTCCATTAGGTGGCAGTGCTGTCCTAGGCTAAACAGATCACAGTCACGTGAATTCTGCAACCTGCCAAATTCTGTGTTCTCTGCTGGCGCTTGTCCTCCACTATAGCCATCTGCCCTTTGCCTCCCTGTTTACTTCTCTGGGTGCCCTTTCCCTGAGCTCATACCCCTCCTTGCTCTAGGAGGCAGTAACAAGAGATTTGGATGCAGTAGTTCTCTCTCCGGGGCACTAACCACTCATTGCTTCTCTCCAGAAAGCTACACAAAAAGGTGTGACCCATATCCGAGTTGTGGTGAAAGGCCTGGGGCCAGGACGCTTGGTAAGCTACAGTGATTTCCGTAGTGTGTGTGCCTCCTAGTAAGTGAGAATCTGGGGCTTGAGAGCAGAGTACAGAGAGATTAGAAAACACCCTTTAGTGGATTTCCATGTTTGCTTGAAGTTCCCATCGGTGGTTTATATAATCGACTAAGCCCCTCAGAGCAAGCCTAGATCACTTAGTATAATTCATCAGACACTCactgagtgcctgctgtgtgccataGACTGGGAATTTGAAGGTGGTTCCTGGGGGAACTGTCACAAACAAATCCCTCAGGACAGACTGGTGAGTGCCGTGGTAAGCATGTGCCAGAGTGCTGGGAGCCCATCAGGGGATCCCGTACCTAGCAAGGATAATCTTTCCTGATGATCATTAGCACAGATAATCTTTAGCTTCCTCAAAGAGGTGACATCTCTCTGACTTTGCAGGAATAATGAGGTATTAGGGAGGTGGAGGCACAGTGGGTGGTGGGGGACATTGCAGGCAGAGAAAACTGCCGAAGTAAGCTACAGAAGTATGATACCCAAGGTGTGCCAAGATCTACAGGAAGTCTTTGTTCAGACTGTAAAGCACAACGTGGAAAGTGGTGGGTATGATTTGAGAGGGGGACAGTGAAAACCTGGCTAAAGGGTTTGGGTGGAGACGTTTGTGAGAGTAGAATAggattgggattataggtatcaAAGCCAGTGGGCATGtcacccctcccttcccttctctacCCCACCCTATCCCTCTCCGAACCCTGCCTAGAGACACTGGATCATCATTTCTGGGACCATGccattctacttttctttctgCTCCTTCCAGTCTGCCATCCACGGACTGACCATGGGGGGCCTGGAAGTGATCTCAATCACAGACAACACCCCAATCCCGCACAACGGCTGCCGCCCCAGGAAGGCTCGGAGGCTGTGATGGGAAGGAAGCTTGCACTTGGACCTGACCTCAAGCCTCAGCTCCAGTGGGACCTTGTAAAATGCTCCCTGTCAGAGCTCTCTCCAGCATATGCTTGTTAGAGGTCCTTCAAACAGTAAGGGAGAGCTTTGCCTCCTTACACAGTGGCCTTTGCTTGCATCTCCAGCTGGAGATGGGTGTGCCCAGAAGTAAGCTTTGCATCTCTTACAAGAGGGGAGCTACAGGGGCAGCCGTGGCCTAGACCCAACCTGTgctcagagaaaataaatatctgtacCATCTGTCataattttgagatttttgtttcaGAGTTACATAATTCCTACTTCCTCCTGAAAAAGAGAGTGTGATTTGAGGTGAGACCTTGGATGAAAGggttaaaatgtaaatgtgaGTTGCTGTTTACCAGACACCTTTGgtttcagatatttcttatctAGCCCCTTACCCAAGATTTCCAGAGCTAATCCTAGTAACTTTTCTTATTAATGACTTGTAATTTGGCCCAGATTGAGAGCTTTTTGCCACCTACCTCTGGATTCTGATAGATTTCACCATTATGGGCATGTTTAAAGTTAGCCCTAAACACAGGATTTTCTACAAGTGGGTCAGACTCCCCACATTAAAGTGGCATTCGTTTACACTCCATGGGCTTCAGCAGTCCCAGCACTAACGAGAGAGTGCCCTAAAAGCGGGGAGGGTAGAGTTGTGTAAAACATGATtcttggccaggagcagtggctcacacctgtaaccccagcactttgggaggccaaggcggatgaatcacttgagtccagtttgagaccagcctgggcaacatagtgaaaccccatctctaccaaaaatacaaaaattaaccaggcatagtggcgtgtgcctgtaattccagctactctggaggctgaggcatgaaaatcgcttgaacccagtagggggaggctgcagtgagctgacatcgtgccactgcactcaagcccaggtgacagcgagactgtctcaaaaaaaaaaaaaaaaaaaagacctgatgATTCTCTAGAAAATAGGGTGGATGGCAGGATGGGCTTGAGTAGAGCCCAAATCTAGAAGTGCAGAAAGCAAGTTGATAAGGAACCTGGGTAGTGCTGGCAGTGGGGCGCAACTCAGCACCCCCAGGCAGGACTGACTGCTCCTCTGTTGGGGCTCTAGAGTTCCTGGATACGGCACAGAAGCCAAAGGTGGGGGCTCTAGAGACACGACCAGAGAGGCCCCTCTTCCACAGGCAGAGAAGACCAAAGGTAAGAGTatcaccagaagctgagaaggAGTGGTCAAGTACGCAAAAGCACTGTTCCTCCCAGATGAGTGCAGGAAGGGCCTGCTGACCAGAAGGGGAAGGCACTGTGGGGTTTTACTTCTGTGTCCAGCCAGCTAAGCACTGTGATCTGCCTAAACTCAGTATAGGAAAAGACACAGATGCCCCTTAAATAGGCAAGAGGCTGTGTTAGggcaaagaaaggaggaagatcATGAACCAAGACCTGAATTTAGAAGGAAAAATGCCTCCCTACTGCCTTCTCTTTAATCTTTAGCAGGACCTGTGAAGGTCATCTTGTGACCAGTGACCAAAGAAGCCCAACCGAAGGCTTCTTGGATCAAAGCCACTGTCGGAAGGAATTAGACTGTTTCACCGCAAAACTACGTATAAATACAATGCATAAAAACATGGTGCATTTGAAGATCGCACTttgtgccgggcacagtggctcacgcctgtaatcccagcactttgggaggccgaggcgggtggatcacgaggtcaggagtttaagaccagcctggccaacatggtgaaaccccatctctactaaaaatacaaaaattagctgggcatggtgcctataatcccagttacttgggaggctgaggcaggagaatcgcttaaacccagaaggcggaggttgcagtgagccaagactgcgccactgcactccagcctggcgacagagcgagactccatctcaaaaaaaattaaaaaataaaacttatactTTGtgatttgatatggtttggtggACAGAGGGCCCATAGCAATCAGACAGTTCATCAGTCAGGGCCTGAGCAGGAAACAGCTCACAAGATTTAAGAGAAAAGCTCAATGAAAGCTCTTTGCAGAGGCATGGGCAAGGTTCAGGAAATAAGGTGGAGTACAAAGTAGCTGCCACCCTAGGCTAGAAGAGGCAGGGGAAGAACAGTTCCTAGAACCTGGCAGGAGCTGCCACAGCAGCAGAGTGCAGCTCTGCCAAAACCGTGGCctgagggagagggaagaaatgCCTGACTGTTCCTACCCTATAGTCCCTTGCTGGGGTCTCCCTTGGCTGATCCCAAAAGGAAGGGAACTCAGTGTTGTGGTACTTGgaggctcagcctcccaggctgcaGAGTGATCTGGAGGATAGCAAGCACAGGAGTCTTCTGTGGCTCCTAAAAGTCCTCCATACACCATaggtttttattttggttttggtttttgagtctcgttctgtcacccaggctggattgcagtggtacaaccatggctcactgcagtctcaaacttctgggctcaagcgatcctccagcttcagcctcctgagtatctgggactacaggcacatgctaccacacccggataattttcgtattttttatagagacaatgtcttgccatgtcacccaggctggtcttgaactcctggtctcaagcaatcctcccacctcagtctcccaaagtgctgggataacaggcgtgagccactgcacctgatctACACACTattgtttcaaaaatgttattttactcACAAGAGGGCTTTGGAAAGGAAGATCCTGCCCAGCAGAGCCTACATGCGCAGACAGGACAGAGGACCCTTAAGGATCAATGGTCTTGGGCCCAGAAATGGATGTCTGGCGCAACCCCGGGAGCAACAAGGGAGGCCACCTTGTTGACTATGCACTGGAAAATGCATGTTCCTTTATTGTAAGCTCTCGGTGCACAGTGTTGTTTCCAGGCTCTGAGTGGCCAATAAAGCTGGTGCTGTCTTAAACTGTACGGTCTCTTAATCATTTGTCTTGGCCTCTAAAAGACTGACCCTCCCACCCCTGTGAGAGACAACGTCACCTTCACCGAAGGCTGACCAATCTAGGCGGTGATTATTTACCTAACATGCCGGACTGCCCTGTCCCTGCTGCTGCAGCCCCTCTCAGCAGCAGGTCTCTCCTTCCTGAGGAAACAGGTGGAACGTGTGCTTGCATTTCCCACAGGTGGAAAGATGCAAAGCCCAGCATGTGGGTCCCAAGTATTTGTGCAAGCAGGGTGTTGGCATCAGCTTGTGTGACACACTTTGTTGTCTTCTGACAGCACAGCCTCAGATTATTGCTATGGGTGCATCTGCAGTTTTGCTTCTGAAGCTGGCTGCACAGGACTGGCTACATAAGGAAAGCCTATCCTACACCAGCAAAAAAAAACgcaatttctttcctttcagcaTAGACGTGATGTTTTCACATCTTTCTGCCAAGGCTATCACCTGACACCGAGATGTACGGTCACTGCCAAAATAAGCCTGTTTACCACTAGAGTCCCTGAATGCTAGCAGAATTTCACTGGCACCTTGGGAGAAAGCATTTCCCAACTGTATTTGCCTGCAACCTGGCTCTGAcatgtctctttaaaaagaaaaaaaaaaaatgcatatataccTTACTGCtgggctttattctttttctctactcattttctcctgttctggaaagacacattgctttttaaatctgGGTACTATCAGCCCAAGGTGATGAAGCTATCTCTTGCCAAAGCAGAAATTATCCAATCACCAAATTAAGCCAACATGGGCTAGCCACAAACATGGAGGCCGGGCACTGGGAGAACGGAGCTGGAGCTGTCCATACTCTGGAGCTCACACTCTGAGGAGGCAGGACAGGTATGTGGCTGAGTTAGAATGGAGTTCCATAAAAGGAGGCACAAATGGTATTGGCGTTGGAGTGAAAGACCCATCCCCTCAGCTTCAGGGCCGGAAGGGAAGTCTTTGTGGAGGAGAAGGCGTACAAGAGGAACCATGGGCGAATGAGCATCCTCAGGAGCTCAGAACACAAGCAAGCCTGAGGGGTGAGAGGTCAGGTTCCCGGTTCCCACTGAGttggcatggtgggtcatgcagTTTGAACTGGATAGGGAGACTGGATGGAGAGAATAGCTTACCAGAGGATTACAGGGAAAGGAAGGGGTCATTAAAACTTGcagtcaggccaggcacagtggctcacatctgtgatcccaacactttgggaggctgaggcaggcggatcacctgaggttgagagtttgagaccaacctgaccaacatggagaaaacccatctctactaaaaatacaaaaaattagccagtcatggtggtgggcacctgtaatcccagctactcgggaggctgaggcaggagaatcgcttgaaccgaggaggcagaggttgcagtaagctgagatcaagccattgcactccagcctgggcaacaagagtgaaactgggtctcaaaaacaaaacaaaacaaacaaaaaaaaaaccaaaaacttgcAGTCACACCAAGGATAAAGAGCAGACTCCACAGATGGGATGGACAAAGGGAGGTGGGTGTGTAGACAGCTGCGGTCAACAGGAACTTCAGAGTTAGAGATTCAAGAGAGAGCTCATTCACAGGAGAGGAAGTGAGGCACATGGGTGTCTAAAATAGTCGAACTATAAGTCACTGAGGTTTAAGTCAAGTAATTATGTGGACAAAGAAACTTACCTTGATGCTGAAGCCTGGAAGAGCATGTCAGGGAAAAGGATAGAGAAGTCTATGAGGTTCAAAGTCCTCAAACAAAGTGGAGTGGCCCATAGTGTAGGAAGCAGACCAGCAGTTCAGGAAGGCGGAAGTAATAGATTGTACACACTTCAGAAGAGCAGGGCTGTCAAATGGGGGTGATGGAACAATATCCCTGGAGGGGCTGAGGAGGTGGGAGCATGCCGACACCTATCCCTGTCCACTGGGTGGGAGGTAGGGAGGGCGTGCACAGTGCTGGGGAAATGAAGGTGATGAGACGCTGTGTCTCCTCAGTAGACTGAAGGTGTAGGGACCATGGTGGGAAGGGAGGGGCGATGAAAGTGCAGCAGCTGTGGACACAAGATGCCCAGAGCGTGGAGAATCAGAAGAGCCTCTGGGGGCCAGAGCCCCACAGGAGCCAGAAACTGGATTGGAATCTGTCTAATACCCATCATCTACTCTGCTTCCACCCTGACTTTATAACAGAAGAATTTCAAAAGCTCAAAAACTGTGAAATGATGTTTAATCTTACTAGTCATCAAGGACATAGAAGCTAAATGCCTTAGCATCATTCCCCCAAATGCAGAGATGCCAATCAATGCATAGTGGGACGAGACAACCCAGGAAAACTGTACAGAGTAAGGAAAAGAAGATGGCCAAGATCATAAATGCAAGCAGGAGAGACTGTGAAGGAGGCAGGACAGAGGGCTTAGTCAGAGTGCAGGTTGCTGTCCAGAAGTCTGATAGGAACTCTACCAGATGAGGTGCCCCTTAGGTTTAGCCACGTGGAGGTCATGATTCACCAAAGGGAGGAGGGTCAGAGACAGTGGGAGGTGAAGAAACAGAGGTTGGGCCAAGGGTGCTGAATTTTCTGGTTAAGGCTGTCTCGTGGTGATGGAGAATAAATGGGATCAGCAGTTTGCCCTGCACCATGATGAATCAAGTCAGAGTATGCAGAGGAGACGAGAAGAGGCTTAGAGCCATGGAGAAGCAGACCTCAGCCAGATGGCTATCTCCCCTCTGAGGGAGACAGCAGTGTGGGACCCCAGGGACAGGCATGCCCACTGTAAATTGGGAACAGCAGTGTCTGATGTGAGCAACGTGAGCACCGACGATGGAAACAAAATGTCCTTGGAATCAGTACACAGGGAACGTTTTGTGTTCTTTCCAACATTCTACACCAATTGTTCTGAAACAAAAGAGCATGTGCTCTCTCTCAGCTCTTACTGGGGGAAGGTAAATACCTAGAGCCTCTTCAGAGGGAAATTTGGCAAGATCTGTCAACACAAGATGCGAAGACCTGTGGCTTCATAATTCCCTTCTAGGAATGTACCACATAGAGACAGCACTGTCCACTAGAACTGCTTGCCCAACAGAAATGCCCTATATCTTCCTTGCCAGAATGGTAGCCACTAGTCCCACATGGCTCTTAAAATGTGACCAGGAACTGcgttttaaattctatttaatttgaattaatttgctttgaaatagccacatgtggccagtgagTATGGGACCACAAAGCTATGGATATTCTTTCCAATGTGTACCAAGTATGCAAAGATATTTTTGAAGGTACTGTAAAAGATTggaacctaaatgtccatcaataggggACTAGTTAAATTATAATACAGTACATCCGTATAATGGAATGTTAGCCCTGAAACACGCCAAGATGCTTGCTAAGTGAAAAACGAGTGGGGGCAGAACATAGTGCATAGTATagttgctaatttttgtagaaaaggAGTAAAgatgtgtacatacatgtttgTGTATGCATTGAGTATCTGGAAAGACATACCCCAAACTGGCAGTGTGCTCAGCTCCAGGGCGggaaactgggtgacagagtagcaGGTGGAAAGCAGACTCAACTCTTTACCTTCTTCATCTTTAGAGGTAGGTGCCATATTGATGTTACTTATTCAGATTAATTAatgaaccaattaaaaataaagaactgtttttcaaaaaatgtatagACGCTGCAGTCAGGCATTACATAAACCATCTGCTGAAATGTGCACATACTTTTTTTAGTATATATTTGGACACACATGGACCCTGTAATACTCCCCATCTCCATTGTTGGTCCAGTATTTGGGGGAAGACATCTGATTTGGCTCTCAAATTTGTTCTCGTAATTAATCTGGCTTCTCCCCGCTGCCCACCCAGGTTCAAATCAAACTATGCACATGCTCCCAAATTAGCATCACAAGTCTTGCCAGAAAAGTCAGCCTCAGTGTCATTATTGCTTGGccgggaggaggagagagagagagcagggtgATCTGTTTCCATAGTGCCCTGTGGCAGCTTAACCACCTAGGATTTGCGTAATCCCCTTGAACTAAAAAGAAATGTCAACTGAGGGGCAGCGTGGTGTCACAGGGGGCCCTGGCTGGGAGGACACCTGTTGTCTAGACCCAGCTTGAGAA
The window above is part of the Macaca fascicularis isolate 582-1 chromosome 7, T2T-MFA8v1.1 genome. Proteins encoded here:
- the LOC101864864 gene encoding small ribosomal subunit protein uS11m isoform X2 — its product is MEKRTWSSEANGSSSGQVEVGHWRQSIYPPIPGEESSLRWAGKKFEEIPIAHIKASYNNTQIQVVSASNEPLARASCGTEGFRNSKKGTGIAAQTAGIAAAAKATQKGVTHIRVVVKGLGPGRLSAIHGLTMGGLEVISITDNTPIPHNGCRPRKARRL
- the LOC101864864 gene encoding small ribosomal subunit protein uS11m isoform X1, which codes for MQAVRNVGSWFLRSWTWPQTTGVVARTPARTIHTDARQLQDAAAKQEVEEKAAAPSHTRFSIYPPIPGEESSLRWAGKKFEEIPIAHIKASYNNTQIQVVSASNEPLARASCGTEGFRNSKKGTGIAAQTAGIAAAAKATQKGVTHIRVVVKGLGPGRLSAIHGLTMGGLEVISITDNTPIPHNGCRPRKARRL